A genomic segment from Vicinamibacterales bacterium encodes:
- a CDS encoding DNA polymerase III subunit, translating to MSLRDVIGHRRLTALIARAIDRESLPPTLLFAGPSGVGKWKVATATAQALNCLEPVRDQGGLPLDACGRCRACDRIARGVHVDVITLEPDDRASIKIDVVRDVLSRTGFRPFEGKRRAVLIREADTLEPAAQNSLLKNLEEPPPGTVFILTTAVPGALLGTVRSRCMRLRFGRLTAADVELALVRDHGQSELEAREAAPLADGSIGQALALSDSDLSGLRESAMRLLQQTSGRADTQTRLQAATALVAGPSKKERSREDLAVLLRLAASMLRDIEALNSGADQRVLANPLLTDDLSTLARAFAGDRARSAFGAVDRALTALERNAGTKVVAEWLAVQL from the coding sequence ATGTCCCTGCGCGACGTCATCGGTCATCGGCGGTTGACCGCCCTCATTGCCCGCGCGATCGATCGCGAGTCGCTGCCGCCCACGCTGCTGTTTGCCGGGCCCTCGGGCGTGGGTAAGTGGAAGGTGGCGACGGCCACGGCACAGGCGCTCAATTGCCTGGAACCGGTCCGCGACCAGGGCGGCCTGCCGTTAGACGCCTGCGGCCGTTGCCGCGCCTGCGATCGCATTGCCCGGGGCGTCCACGTGGACGTGATCACGCTGGAACCGGACGACCGCGCCTCGATCAAGATCGACGTGGTGCGCGACGTGCTGTCCCGCACCGGCTTCCGGCCGTTCGAAGGCAAGCGCCGCGCCGTGTTGATCCGCGAGGCCGATACGCTGGAGCCGGCCGCGCAGAATTCGCTGCTCAAGAACCTCGAAGAGCCGCCGCCGGGGACGGTGTTCATCCTGACCACCGCCGTGCCGGGCGCGCTGTTGGGCACGGTGCGCTCACGCTGCATGCGCCTGCGTTTCGGACGGCTGACCGCGGCCGACGTGGAACTGGCGCTGGTGCGCGACCACGGCCAGAGCGAACTGGAAGCGCGCGAAGCCGCGCCGCTGGCCGACGGCAGCATCGGGCAGGCCCTCGCCTTATCGGACAGCGATCTGTCGGGCCTGCGCGAGTCGGCGATGCGCCTGCTGCAGCAGACCTCCGGCCGCGCCGACACCCAAACCCGGCTGCAGGCGGCCACCGCGCTGGTCGCCGGGCCGTCGAAGAAGGAACGCAGCCGCGAAGACCTGGCGGTGCTGCTGCGCCTGGCCGCGTCGATGCTGCGCGACATCGAAGCGCTCAACTCGGGCGCCGACCAGCGCGTGCTGGCCAACCCGCTGCTGACCGACGACCTGTCCACGCTGGCGCGCGCGTTCGCCGGCGACCGCGCCCGCTCCGCCTTCGGCGCCGTGGACCGCGCCCTCACCGCCCTCGAACGCAACGCCGGCACGAAAGTCGTCGCCGAATGGCTCGCGGTCCAGCTGTGA